One genomic window of Hypanus sabinus isolate sHypSab1 unplaced genomic scaffold, sHypSab1.hap1 scaffold_368, whole genome shotgun sequence includes the following:
- the LOC132388631 gene encoding NACHT, LRR and PYD domains-containing protein 3-like produces MDNGASSGGVPVTSTSGKDTGLNSVNTELLASWDDFQLLQLTDFYRDRLEQAMEGGVHGVSLALTAENQFSGEEHRKISDLADKGERADSSKLLLSLVMEKGSRARRVMWETFVKMRIDVPKLDKILKEIQEHGCVLVHRPVPEIPRELKDVQQKHKETLRAQTETLRVNTILMREKVKVFQLVDRNAELTVISTVRDRRLVEHELLARGRDHEEWREKHLRRKLEKIRTDQLFQSSFSQSKSKSGSSAAMAGVPGIGKTTMLQKIVYDWATGKIYQQFQFVFSFKFRDLNNINCRINLKELILDQYPYFGNILREVWKNPEGLLFIFDGLDEFNDKIVFTDSRGDTEPRSTCTDPEFKCKVSDIVYSLIQHKLLPGCSVLVTTRPTALHLLEKGEISVWAEILGFVSEERKEYFIRHFDDQTVAAAVFKHVKENEILYTMSYNPSYCWILALALGPFFTQRVRDPHRVPKTITQLYSYYIYNILKNHGREIENPRDVLLRVGQMAFRGVSERKIVFTDGDLIKYNLQPSQFLSGFLMELLEREDSARSMVYTFPHLTIQEFVAAVAQFLISDGRDIMKLLTETHNTTDGRFEVFLRFVAGLSNPMTARGLVEFLGPFPNETTCRVIDWVMEEVKRQSGNTRSEAGKRSLLNTLHYLFESQNRGLAQAALGSVETLSFSGMTLTPIDCAVLSHVIGLCDTIKHLDLGNCHIQCEGIQRLGPGLHKCQELRLGENELGDSGVKLVSVALRNPECKIQILWLGDVGLTDSGVEDLASALSTNTSLTELDMSENKLGDSGVKNVSAALRNPECKIQKLGLTRVSLTDSGAEDLVSALSANPSLMELNLSGNELGDSGVKLLSAALRNPECKIQKLWLDKVGLTDSGTEELISALSTNPSLTVLNLGLNSLTDRSVPALYRLILTLPNLEWICLGSNQFSEIGGKELRCLQGVRPGLRVIL; encoded by the exons GTCTGAACTCAGTGAACACCGAGCTCCTGGCGAGCTGGGATgatttccagctgctgcagctgacggacttctaccgggacaggctggagcaggcgatggaaggaggggtgcatggagtgagcctggcgttaacggccgagaatcagttcagcggagaggaacatcgg aaaatctctgatctcgctgataagggagagcgggcggacagttctaaactcctcctgagcctggtgatggagaaaggctcccgcgcccggagggtgatgtgggaaacctttgtcAAAATGCGGATTGATGTTCCAAagttggacaaaatactgaaagaaataCAGGAACATG GTTGTGTTCTGGTCCATCGACCCGTACCGGAGATTCCCAGggagctgaaag atgttcaacagaaacacaaggagactctgcgggcacaaactgaaacactgagagtgaacacgatcctgatgagggagaaggtgaaggttttccagctggttgatcgaaaCGCTGAGCTCAcagtcatttctactgttcgagatcggagactggtggaacatgagctgctggcaagaggtagagaccacgaggagtggagagagaaacatctccgcagaaagctggaaaaaatccggactgatcagttgttccagagcagTTTTTCCCagagtaaatccaaatctgggagttcagcagcaatggctggagtcccggggattgggaaaacaacaatgttacaaaagattgtttatgactgggccacggggaaaatataccaacaattccagtttgtcttcagtttcaaattccgggatttaaacaacattaactgcagaataaacctgaaggaactgattctggatcaatatccttactttgggaatatcctgagagaagtctggaagaacccagagggtttgctgtttatattcgatggtttggatgaattcaatgacaAAATTGTTTTTACTGACAGTCGGGGAGACACAGAACCACGGTCCACGTGCACAGATCCTGAGttcaagtgcaaggtgtctgacattgtgtatagtttaatccagcacaagctgctcccagggtgttcagtactggtgaccacccgtcccactgcgttacatttactGGAAAAGGGTGagatcagtgtctgggctgaaatctTGGGATTTGTTAGTGAGGAACGGAAAGAATATTTCATCAGGCATTTTGATGATCAGACGGTGGcggcagctgttttcaaacacgtgaaggagaacgagatcctgtacaccatgagctacaacccctcctactgctggatcctcgctctggcactgggccccttcttcacacaaagagtcagggacccacaccgagttcccaagaccatcacccaactgtactcctactatatttacaacatcctgaaaaatcacggccgtgagattgagaacccccgtgatgtgttactcagggttggtcagatggccttcagaggagtgtccgagaggaagattgtgtttacagatggagatttgatcaagtacaatctgcagccttcccagttcctgtccgggttcctgatggagcttttggagagagaagaTTCTGCCCGGAGcatggtgtacacattcccacacctcaccatccaagagtttgtagctgcagtcgcacaattcttGATTTCAGATGGCAGAGATATtatgaaactcctcactgaaactcacaacacgacagatgggcgatttgaggtatttctccgttttgttgctggtctctccaacccaatgacagctcggggcctggtggagtttctgggtccatttcccaatgaaacaacctgccgggtgattgactgggtgatggaggaggttaaacgccagagtggaaacacgaggagtgaagctggtaaaaggagcctcctgaacacgttgcactacctgtttgaatctcagaatcgtggactggctcaggccgcactgggatctgtggaaacactttcattcagtggaatgacactgaccccgattgactgcgcggtcctgtctcatgtcatcggactctgtgatacaataaaacacctcgacctggggaactgccacattcagtgtgaaggaatccagcggctgggacccgggctgcacaagtgccaggagttgag acttggggaGAATGAACTCGGAGATTCGGGAGTGAAATTGGTGTCtgtggctctgaggaacccggagtgtaaaatacagatactgtg gctgggggATGTCggcctcacagattctggtgtcgaggatctcgcctccgctctcagtacaaacacatcactgacggagctggacaTGAGTGAGAATaagctgggagattcaggagtgaaaaatgtgtctgcggctctgaggaaccccgagtgtaaaatacagaaactggg gctgacccGTGtcagtctcacagattctggtgccgaggatctcgtctccgctctcagtgcAAACCCATCACTGATGGAACTGAACCTGAGTggtaatgaactgggagattcaggagtgaaactgttgtctgcggctctgaggaacccggagtgtaaaatacagaaactgtg gcttgacaaggttggtctcacagattctggtacCGAGGAACTcatctccgctctcagtacaaacccatcactgacggtgcTGAACCTGGGATTAAACTCGCtcacagaccgatctgtccccgctctctaccgcctcatactgaccctcccgaatctggagtggatctg ccTGGGGtcgaatcagttcagtgagatcGGGGGTAAGGAACTGAGATGTCTGCAgggagtcagacccggactgagagtgatcCTGTGA